A stretch of the Papaver somniferum cultivar HN1 chromosome 6, ASM357369v1, whole genome shotgun sequence genome encodes the following:
- the LOC113290699 gene encoding uncharacterized protein LOC113290699, with translation MIITGDDLNGIVRLKEKLHQQFEMKDLGQLRYFLGIKVASSPKGYLLSQSKYVSDILKKARIFDTDPVDTPLEMNARYTNTDGVFLDDPTLYRIIVGSLVYLTITRPDIAYTVHIVSKFISSPTTVHWEAAMCILRYLQGTQYQSLLFPSSSSSSFTLGGFSDAGWAGDHSDRKSTTGYCIFLGDSLISWRSKKQSTPARSSSESEYRAMADATAEIIWLCWLIEDMGVAIYDPTPLYCNNTSAIHISHNSVYHERTKHIEVDCHFIRRHLVHGTVTFPWKPSKMQIADFFTKSPSTPRFRFLLDKLSMINAVQSIS, from the coding sequence ATGATTATTACAGGTGATGATTTGAATGGGATAGTTCGTCTAAAAGAAAAGTTACACCAacagtttgagatgaaagatttAGGTCAGTtgcgatattttcttggcatCAAGGTTGCTTCATCTCCAAAAGGTTATCTTCTTTCACAATCTAAGTATGTTAGTGATATTCTTAAAAAGGCTCGCATTTTTGATACTGATCCAGTTGACACACCCCTTGAGATGAATGCTAGATATACTAATACAGATGGTGTTTTCTTGGATGACCCCACGTTATATAGAATCATTGTTGGCAGCCTAGTTTACCTCACTATTACGCGACCTGATATTGCATATACAGTTCATATTGTTAGTAAGTTTATTTCTTCACCTACTACTGTACATTGGGAAGCTGCTATGTGTATTTTGAGATATCTCCAGGGAACTCAGTATCAGAGTTTGTTATtcccttcatcttcttcgtccagTTTTACACTTGGAGGTTTTTCTGATGCTGGGTGGGCAGGTGATCATAGTGATCGCAAGTCTACCACTGGTTATTGTATATTTCTTGGTGATTCTTTAATTTCATGGAGGAGTAAAAAGCAGTCCACTCCTGCTCGATCGTCATCTGAATCCGAGTACCGCGCAATGGCAGATGCTACCGCTGAGATTATTTGGCTCTGTTGGTTGATTGAAGATATGGGTGTAGCTATATATGATCCAACACCTTTGTATTGCAACAATACAAGTGCGATACATATTTCCCATAATTCCGTGTACCACGAAAGAACTAAGCACATCGAAGTCGACTGTCACTTTATTCGTcgtcacttggtgcatggtactGTAACATTTCCGTGGAAGCCATCGAAGATGCAGATTGCTGATTTCTTTACGAAGTCCCCGTCTACTCCCCGGTTTCGATTTCTTCTTGACAAACTCTCGATGATTAATGCAGTTCAATCAATATCGTGA